A single region of the Salvia splendens isolate huo1 chromosome 18, SspV2, whole genome shotgun sequence genome encodes:
- the LOC121777936 gene encoding 28 kDa ribonucleoprotein, chloroplastic-like encodes MATTAAAAVASSFSTFKCISSKTLPTDHLLIKISCPKISVSHSLGIESIPSGFSGVCSKWRAPRITAAVAQEEAAEVEAVAAAEVESSGPNTKLYFGNLPYLCDSAQLAGIIQAYASPELVEVLYDRNTGRSRGFAFVTMSSVEECNLVIENLDGSEYGGRTLRVNFSDKPKPKEPLYPETEHKLFVGNLAWTVTSESLTQVFQAYGDLVGARVLYDGETGKSRGYGFVCYATRAELEAAIEAMNGVELEGRAMRVSLAQGKSQ; translated from the exons ATGGCAACCACCGCAGCGGCTGCAGTAGCCTCATCTTTCTCGACATTCAAATGCATAAGCTCCAAGACTTTGCCCACCGATCATCTTTTAATAAAGATTTCATGTCCAAAAATCTCGGTTTCTCACTCTCTCGGGATTGAATCCATTCCCTCTGGCTTTAGTGGTGTGTGCAGCAAGTGGAGGGCCCCGCGTATAACCGCCGCGGTGGCACAGGAGGAAGCTGCTGAGGTGGAGGCGGTGGCTGCTGCTGAGGTGGAGAGCTCGGGACCAAATACTAAGCTTTATTTTGGGAATTTGCCGTATCTCTGTGATAGTGCACAGCTTGCTGGAATTATTCAAGCATATGCAAGTCCAGAGCTGGTTGAG GTTCTGTACGACAGGAACACCGGAAGAAGCAGAGGATTTGCATTTGTGACCATGAGCAGCGTGGAAGAATGCAACTTAGTCATTGAAAATCTTGATGGAAGT GAATATGGCGGCAGAACATTGAGAGTTAATTTCTCGGACAAGCCTAAACCAAAAGAGCCGCTTTATCCAGAAACAGAACACAAACTTTTCGTGGGAAACCTGGCATGGACCGTTACATCAGAGAGCCTAACGCAGGTGTTTCAAGCATACGGAGATCTGGTGGGAGCAAGAGTCCTGTATGACGGGGAGACAGGGAAGTCCCGTGGCTATGGATTCGTGTGCTACGCAACGAGAGCTGAACTAGAAGCTGcaattgaagccatgaatggaGTG GAACTAGAAGGGCGAGCAATGCGTGTTAGCCTAGCGCAGGGCAAGAGTCAATAG
- the LOC121776501 gene encoding uncharacterized protein LOC121776501, translated as MLLRTEPSFCIYTDDEFGQHVGNVEAVREKIESTATIGENADAEFSFGENGMRVIQEVEDEDEQEEGKAPSRFKNLKIETGGDQTIPSIFLVEGGGGDADAAALTKWRNHAEYLESTGDLCGAEEYYFRATEADPEDGELLSQYAKLVWQLRGDQAKALRYFEKAVEAAPANSDVLATYASFLWNVGESEGEEHLADDTQVNENLVMVDSFGGAAYHHHQFGQPHPRPETDPYQWSSLYVAPTTEYGQPQPPPFSDRPDPSYGLPWFGSRDEQPPYTAAKTTAAAIHVRWSGSVPPCTVAAARPCTVAAAMPDPPTTNPLIPAVVVISATSRSTGLAMSPNDQRCRPYGASQHAT; from the exons ATGCTGCTGCGCACGGAGCCCTCCTTCTGCATATACACTGACGACGAGTTCGGCCAACATGTCGGAAATGTGGAGGCGGTTAGAGAAAAGATTGAGAGTACTGCTACGATTGGGGAAAACGCGGATGCTGAGTTCAGTTTTGGGGAAAATGGGATGAGGGTGATTCAAGAAGTTGAGGATGAAGACGAACAAGAGGAGGGAAAGGCACCGAGTAGATTCAAAAATCTCAAGATTGAAACCGGAGGAGACCAAACTATCCCTTCTATTTTTCTGGTGGAAGGGGGAGGTGGCGATGCCGATGCGGCCGCTCTCACAAAGTGGAGAAATCATGCTGAATATTTGGAG TCCACTGGAGACCTATGTGGTGCTGAGGAATACTATTTTCGAGCTACAGAGGCAGATCCTGAAGATGGTGAACTGCTGTCTCAATACGCCAAGTTGGTATGGCAGCTCCGTGGTGACCAAGCTAAAGCCTTACGTTATTTTGAAAAAGCAGTTGAGGCTGCTCCTGCGAATAG TGATGTCCTTGCTACATATGCAAGTTTCTTGTGGAATGTAGGAGAAAGTGAGGGGGAAGAGCATTTGGCTGATGACACCCAG GTCAATGAGAATCTTGTTATGGTGGATTCATTTGGAGGAGCCGCCTACCACCATCACCAATTCGGCCAACCTCATCCGCGCCCCGAAACAGACCCATATCAGTGGTCATCGTTGTACGTCGCCCCAACTACTGAATATGGACAGCCACAACCACCGCCCTTCTCCGACAGACCAGACCCATCCTATGGGCTGCCATGGTTTGGCTCTCGAGACGAGCAGCCACCATACACTGCAGCGAAGACCACCGCTGCCGCGATCCACGTTCGCTGGTCAGGATCTGTACCGCCGTGTACAGTGGCAGCCGCCCGACCATGTACAGTGGCGGCCGCCATGCCAGACCCACCCACAACAAATCCACTAATACCAGCCGTCGTTGTTATATCCGCAACCTCCCGATCAACCGGACTAGCAATGTCTCCCAACGACCAACGATGTCGGCCATATGGAGCCTCTCAACATGCCACGTGA
- the LOC121776457 gene encoding uncharacterized protein LOC121776457 produces the protein MAPPSKTHQLLEINIISAQDLELVSKSMKTYAMAWMNPKRKLTSRVDEEGRNNPTWNEKFVFRVEDEFLKQDTSAVMIEIYSNNWFRDTLVGTVRCLVGNLIPQTGRSHRGQPYIGMRFVALQIRRPSGRPQGILNIGVALLDSSMRSMPLYTQPAMSAVGYHDLMEDPEAIPGDGPMLRRLRSERSEMTGFGNFSPSSSIIVVKPKIEAKENSILSITECMVPVETIRRVGKASSVINGAELRDDRPRPLPRKGKASSVVSYSVKSTKKPESLKAINVDVKQLAKMYDEAVDQSYNTTKPDDDSSQAVKDSEPQQEYVKKGNTAWSDSEVGPSPSEVAAVMAERRYPLQGDDKESSVLDGWSMDESVEGLRSKLERWRMELPPLYDNAAAGDFSPSSYMSSTRTKADKAKDGKFSCFGNIFGYECQCVCGKPPGDKKRQLTSPESSPDKSSIF, from the coding sequence ATGGCGCCGCCGTCGAAAACGCACCAGCTGCTGGAGATCAACATCATCTCCGCCCAGGATCTGGAGCTGGTGTCGAAATCGATGAAGACATACGCGATGGCGTGGATGAATCCGAAGCGGAAGCTGACGTCACGCGTGGACGAGGAAGGGAGGAATAATCCTACGTGGAACGAGAAGTTTGTGTTCAGGGTGGAGGACGAGTTTCTGAAGCAGGACACTTCGGCCGTGATGATCGAGATCTACTCCAACAATTGGTTCCGCGACACGCTGGTGGGCACCGTGCGCTGCCTCGTCGGAAATCTGATTCCTCAGACCGGGAGATCTCACAGGGGCCAGCCTTATATCGGCATGCGCTTTGTTGCTCTTCAGATACGCCGTCCATCGGGGAGGCCGCAAGGTATCTTGAACATCGGCGTGGCCTTACTGGATAGCTCGATGAGAAGCATGCCGTTATACACCCAACCTGCCATGTCCGCCGTCGGGTACCACGATCTAATGGAGGACCCGGAGGCGATTCCCGGTGATGGCCCCATGCTGCGGAGACTGAGAAGCGAACGTAGCGAGATGACGGGCTTCGGCAATTTCTCCCCGAGTAGCTCCATCATCGTAGTCAAGCCCAAGATCGAAGCTAAAGAGAACTCCATTTTGAGCATCACCGAATGCATGGTTCCCGTGGAGACTATAAGGAGGGTGGGCAAAGCCAGTTCTGTCATTAATGGCGCAGAGCTCAGAGATGACAGGCCTAGACCACTACCTAGGAAAGGTAAGGCAAGTTCAGTAGTGAGCTATTCGGTGAAGAGCACCAAGAAACCGGAATCTCTTAAGGCAATAAATGTTGACGTTAAACAACTAGCAAAAATGTACGACGAGGCCGTTGATCAAAGCTACAACACCACAAAACCTGACGACGACAGCAGCCAAGCCGTTAAGGACTCTGAGCCACAGCAGGAGTACGTCAAGAAGGGAAATACGGCATGGTCGGACTCCGAGGTGGGGCCGTCTCCTTCGGAGGTGGCGGCAGTGATGGCGGAGAGGCGGTATCCGCTGCAGGGCGATGACAAGGAGAGCTCGGTGTTGGACGGCTGGAGCATGGACGAGAGCGTGGAAGGGCTCAGATCAAAGCTAGAGAGGTGGCGGATGGAGCTGCCGCCCTTGTACGACAACGCCGCCGCCGGCGACTTCTCGCCCAGTAGTTATATGTCGTCGACGAGGACTAAGGCTGATAAAGCTAAGGATGGCAAGTTTTCATGCTTTGGGAATATATTTGGATACGAATGCCAATGCGTCTGCGGCAAGCCTCCCGGCGACAAGAAGCGCCAGCTCACGTCTCCGGAATCTTCGCCGGATAAATCATCCATCTTTTGA